AAAGCAGTGGTCATCCAGGGCGCAGCCGCGCAAATGTCGAACCAGGCGGTTTTGTGGAAACCGAGCCAACAGACGTTCAACCCCGACCACCACCTCCCGGTCATCAAAACGATCCGGCTCCCACTGGCGATTTTCATCCACCCGCCGGGCGGCAACCACATAATCATTGACCTCCGGCGACCAACCCACGGCGGTATAGGCCCACAGGGGCAGCTGATAATCCTTGCCGGCGTATGAAACCGCCGGCAGCAGCAGGCGGGTGTAGGCCGGCGGCAGAAAAGCTGAGACCCCAAAACAAGGCTCTCCGGCCTCCAGCTCCTCCAGACAGACTACCTCTTCCAGTTCCACATCCCAGGCCAGCGGCGGACATTGGGGCAGGTAAAAAAAACGGCTCCCCGCCGGCAGGGGAATCAAATCCTCAGGCGAAGGAGAAACCAGCCGTTCGCCACTGGCGGCCAGCATCTCCAAACTGGAATGGTCACAGATATTACCCTGTTGGTCGGCAAAAAGCAGTCTAGCTGTAGTTGTGTTTTCCATTGACATCAAAAGTGAGGTATATTAGTTTGACATCCGGAGAAATAAACTTTCGGATGAGCGATTAGCTGTCAGCTTTCAGCCTTAAGCCTTAAGCTTGAACAGTACCATGTCCACTGCTTTACTGAAAGCTGAGCGCCAATTACTGAAAACGGTTCCGACAGACAAAGTACCAGACAACAATAGTTTCTCTTCTACTATCTCACAAAAAGTGATTTGACAAGAAATTATGGTTAACTCTATGAAGCGAATACCGGCTTTTCCGCTGTTTTTTATAATGATGGCGCTGACTTTCCTGCTCTTTACCGGCGGCTGCGGCGGCCATGGAACCCTGACCGGCACTGCCAGGTCTTTATATGAACGCGGGGAGCAGAATTACCGCCATAAAAATTTTTCCGACGCCATTGAAATCTATCAGCAGATCCAGAATGAATATCCGGACTCGGAATACGCCAGACGATCACTGCTGCGGGTGGCAGACTGCCACTACCGGAAAAACAAGCTGGATGAAGCAGCCACCAACTACACTGATTTTCTCAAGTTCAACGCCAATCACCCCATGGCCCCTTATGCTACCTACCAGCTGGGCATGACCAACTATGTGCGGCTGAAAACCATTGACCGC
This genomic stretch from Pseudomonadota bacterium harbors:
- a CDS encoding radical SAM protein codes for the protein MENTTTARLLFADQQGNICDHSSLEMLAASGERLVSPSPEDLIPLPAGSRFFYLPQCPPLAWDVELEEVVCLEELEAGEPCFGVSAFLPPAYTRLLLPAVSYAGKDYQLPLWAYTAVGWSPEVNDYVVAARRVDENRQWEPDRFDDREVVVGVERLLARFPQNRLVRHLRGCALDDHCF